Proteins from a genomic interval of Taeniopygia guttata chromosome 35, bTaeGut7.mat, whole genome shotgun sequence:
- the LOC140681364 gene encoding serine/threonine-protein kinase pim-1-like gives MQVVKDGVWSSLCFLEDVQWVPEARRSIGPAEGIAVPPQHSGAPVPLELALLWMVSCPGFHSIVRLLGWFELPDGFALVTERPQRCQDLWYSLAERGFLTEPVARVLFRQGLEAVRHCSSRGVLHRDIKAQNVLVNLATGEAKLIDFGCGTILQDTFYTRICACVPYSPLEWILFGCYHGRPATIWSLGILLYDMVCGHLPFHTNEDIVRSQLFFPPRVSQECQHLIRWCLSMDPTDRPSLEDLFEHSWLQEPCLAQETAEIHRSAQ, from the exons gggtgCCCGAGGCGCGGCGCAGCATCGGCCCCGCTGAGGGCATCGCGGTTCCCCCGCAGCACAGCGGCGCCCCTGTGCCCCTGGAGCTGGCGCTGCTGTGGATGGTGTCGTGCCCCGGCTTCCACAGCATCGTGCGGCTCCTGGGCTGGTTCGAGCTGCCCGACGGCTTCGCGCTGGTCACGGAGCGTCCGCAGCGCTGCCAGGACCTCTGGTACTCGCTGGCCGAGCGGGGGTTCCTGACGGAGCCCGTGGCGCGGGTGCTGTTCCGCCAGGggctggaggccgtgcggcactgctCCAGCCGCGGCGTCCTGCACCGCGACATCAAGGCCCAGAACGTCCTCGTCAACCTGGCCACGGGCGAGGCGAAGCTCATTGACTTCGGGTGCGGCACGATCCTCCAGGACACGTTCTACACACGGAT ctgtgcctgtgtcccATACAGCCCACTGGAGTGGATCCTCTTTGGCTGCTACCATGGCCGGCCagccaccatctggtccctgggcatcctgctctATGACATGGTCTGTGGGCACCTTCCTTTCCACACAAACGAGGACATCGTCCGGAGCCagctcttcttccctccccGGGTGTCTCAAG AGTGCCAGCACCTcatcaggtggtgtttatccatggaCCCCACAGACAGGCCCTCACTGGAGGACCTTTTTGAGCATTCttggctgcaggagccctgccTGGCCCAGGAGACAGCAGAGATCCATCGCTCCGCTCAGTAG